In Flavivirga abyssicola, the following are encoded in one genomic region:
- a CDS encoding DUF1330 domain-containing protein, whose amino-acid sequence MEKYTDVTQEAGIEFYQKFHQKGKVVMLNLLKFKKTADYSGLETIKPEKEISGEEAYKLYIKHTLPFLKKAGSSILFYGESDSFVIGPANEKWDMVILVEHESVSKFMEFAQNEAYLKYAGHRTASLEDSRLLPISQLET is encoded by the coding sequence ATGGAAAAATATACTGATGTAACACAAGAAGCAGGTATAGAATTTTACCAAAAATTCCATCAAAAAGGAAAAGTTGTTATGCTCAATTTATTGAAATTCAAAAAAACCGCTGACTATTCAGGATTAGAAACGATAAAACCTGAAAAAGAAATTTCGGGAGAAGAGGCTTATAAATTGTACATAAAACATACATTACCTTTCTTAAAAAAAGCAGGAAGTAGTATTCTTTTCTATGGAGAAAGTGACAGCTTCGTTATTGGACCAGCTAATGAAAAATGGGACATGGTAATATTAGTAGAACACGAATCTGTATCTAAGTTTATGGAATTTGCTCAAAACGAAGCATATTTAAAATATGCAGGTCATAGAACGGCTTCCTTGGAAGATTCGAGATTGCTTCCTATTTCTCAACTTGAAACATAA
- a CDS encoding M1 family metallopeptidase — protein sequence MKRFLISILSLSVFISCTSSKSTTTQKASTVTTSQTQSSQVSNTYWQQHVDYKMEIDMNVNTYQYKGNQTLVYTNNSPDVLNRVYYHLYFNAFQPGSEMDVRSRTIADPDSRVGDRISKLKPNEIGYIKVHSLKQNGTALKHETVGTVLEVDLAKPIQPGESVTFNMVFDAQVPVQIRRSGRNSKEGVALSMTQWYPKLAEYDFEGWHADPYIGREFHGVWGDFDVKLSIDENYVVGGTGYLQNPEATAKNGKITWHYKAPKVHDFTWAADPDYIHDTLQVPDGPLLHFYYKSTLDAEKKNGWKKLQPKTVELMQYFSKHIGKYPYKQYSVIQGGDGGMEYAMCTLITGNRSYGSLVGVTAHEMAHTWFQFLLATNEAKHEWMDEGFTTYISELAENDVMNRNKKNPLAGSYGNYIYLATSGKEQPLTTHADRYHFNQAYGISAYSKGAVFLAQLGYIIGEDNLKKTIKKYFSDFAFKHPTPNSIIRSAEKVSGLELDWYLMDFAQTTNTIDYGVKNIEEKNITLERIGLMPMPIDVTVTYTDGTTEDFYIPLQMMRGEKPTSATLKADWAWAFPTYTFETSKAVKSVEIDPKGMMADVDKKNNKK from the coding sequence ATGAAACGATTCCTTATTTCTATTTTAAGCTTAAGTGTTTTTATTTCCTGTACTAGTTCAAAAAGTACAACAACACAAAAAGCATCTACTGTAACGACTTCGCAAACTCAGTCCTCGCAAGTATCAAATACATATTGGCAACAACATGTAGATTACAAAATGGAAATTGATATGAATGTAAATACCTATCAATACAAAGGAAATCAAACCTTGGTGTATACTAATAATTCACCCGATGTCTTAAATCGGGTTTACTACCATTTATATTTTAATGCTTTTCAACCAGGCAGTGAAATGGATGTACGTTCTCGTACCATTGCAGATCCAGATTCGAGAGTTGGAGACAGAATTAGCAAACTAAAACCTAATGAAATAGGCTATATAAAAGTCCATTCATTAAAACAAAACGGCACGGCTTTAAAGCATGAAACGGTAGGAACTGTTTTAGAAGTTGATCTTGCAAAACCAATACAACCGGGAGAAAGCGTAACGTTTAATATGGTTTTTGATGCACAAGTCCCTGTTCAAATACGTCGTTCTGGAAGAAACAGCAAAGAAGGTGTTGCATTATCTATGACACAATGGTACCCAAAATTAGCTGAATATGATTTTGAAGGATGGCATGCCGATCCCTATATTGGTCGTGAGTTTCACGGGGTTTGGGGAGACTTTGATGTGAAGTTAAGCATTGATGAAAACTATGTAGTTGGTGGTACAGGTTACCTACAAAATCCAGAAGCGACAGCTAAAAACGGTAAAATAACATGGCATTATAAAGCACCAAAAGTACACGACTTTACTTGGGCTGCAGATCCAGATTATATTCACGATACATTACAAGTTCCAGATGGGCCATTATTACATTTCTACTATAAAAGCACTTTAGATGCTGAAAAAAAGAATGGTTGGAAAAAATTACAGCCAAAAACCGTGGAGCTTATGCAGTATTTCAGCAAACATATTGGCAAGTACCCATACAAGCAATATTCCGTTATACAGGGCGGTGATGGTGGTATGGAATATGCTATGTGTACTTTAATAACAGGAAATCGTAGTTATGGAAGTTTAGTTGGTGTTACGGCACACGAAATGGCACATACCTGGTTTCAGTTTTTATTAGCTACCAATGAAGCAAAACATGAATGGATGGATGAAGGTTTTACTACTTATATTAGTGAGCTAGCCGAAAATGATGTTATGAATCGTAATAAAAAGAACCCGCTTGCTGGTTCTTATGGGAATTACATCTATTTAGCGACATCTGGAAAAGAACAACCGCTTACTACACATGCAGATCGTTATCATTTTAATCAGGCATATGGTATTTCTGCATACAGCAAAGGAGCTGTGTTCTTGGCACAACTGGGTTATATTATTGGCGAGGACAATTTAAAGAAAACCATAAAAAAATATTTTAGTGACTTTGCTTTTAAGCATCCAACACCAAACAGTATTATACGTTCTGCCGAAAAAGTATCTGGCTTAGAATTAGATTGGTATTTAATGGATTTTGCGCAAACCACCAATACCATAGATTACGGTGTAAAAAATATAGAAGAAAAAAACATCACTTTAGAGCGTATCGGTTTGATGCCTATGCCTATTGATGTCACTGTAACTTATACAGACGGTACTACCGAAGATTTTTATATCCCATTACAAATGATGCGTGGCGAAAAGCCAACCTCAGCGACTTTAAAAGCAGATTGGGCTTGGGCATTCCCAACGTATACTTTTGAAACTTCAAAAGCCGTTAAAAGTGTTGAAATTGATCCGAAAGGAATGATGGCAGATGTGGATAAAAAGAATAATAAGAAGTAA
- a CDS encoding S8 family peptidase: MRTLKTITASAFAAILISGCGGTAEILATPVENIDNTPLKVSELTEAEKHNWGHLDLVKDTIPGMSVDKAYAEIIKNKKGKKVIVAVIDSGIDIDHEDLDDVLWTNTKEKPNNGKDDDGNGYVDDIHGWNFLGDGYDEQLEFVRILAAGDTSNPDYSRALSEYDKEYQKYAGYKGNYEQIFQQIKSADDALTKHFGKKDYTKEDVNAIKTDDDTLKQAVQVAQYMFSNGMDSLADAKKEISNGLESINDRLNYNLNKTFKGRVTGDDPNDLSTTSYGNGNVKPVKKSESHGTHVAGIIAAERNNGKGANGVANNVAIMSIRTVPNGDEYDKDVALAIRYAVDNGAQIINGSFGKSYSPHSDWVRDAIAYAGKKDVLFVHAAGNDSKDVDTEPNFPDDNVNGQEVSDTYIRVGALAPKYGSGLVAGFSNYGKQNVDVFAPGAKVYSTTPENEYDTKGGTSMAAPAVAGVAALIRSYYPKLSAAQVKQILMDSGLAVKTKVVVGGNTEDVRPFADISKSSKMVNAYNALIMASKMSK; encoded by the coding sequence ATGAGAACACTTAAGACAATAACAGCTTCTGCTTTTGCAGCTATACTAATCTCAGGATGCGGTGGAACAGCAGAAATACTGGCAACACCTGTTGAAAATATTGATAATACACCATTAAAAGTTTCAGAATTAACTGAAGCAGAAAAACACAATTGGGGGCATTTAGATTTGGTAAAGGATACCATTCCCGGAATGAGTGTTGATAAAGCTTATGCTGAAATTATTAAAAACAAAAAAGGTAAAAAAGTTATTGTAGCTGTTATAGATTCTGGAATTGATATTGACCATGAAGATTTGGACGATGTGTTATGGACAAATACAAAAGAGAAGCCTAACAATGGAAAAGATGATGATGGTAATGGTTACGTAGATGATATACATGGATGGAACTTTTTAGGTGATGGATATGATGAACAATTAGAGTTTGTTAGAATTTTGGCAGCTGGCGACACAAGCAATCCGGATTATAGCAGAGCACTATCTGAGTACGATAAAGAATATCAAAAATACGCAGGCTATAAAGGAAACTACGAACAGATTTTCCAACAAATAAAATCTGCGGATGATGCCCTAACAAAACACTTTGGGAAAAAAGACTACACTAAAGAAGATGTTAATGCTATTAAAACAGACGATGATACTCTTAAACAAGCTGTACAAGTAGCCCAATACATGTTTAGTAATGGTATGGATTCTTTGGCAGATGCTAAAAAAGAAATCTCAAATGGTCTGGAAAGTATTAACGACAGATTAAACTATAACTTAAATAAAACATTTAAAGGACGTGTTACCGGTGACGATCCAAACGATTTATCGACCACATCTTATGGTAATGGCAATGTAAAGCCAGTTAAGAAAAGTGAAAGTCATGGTACACACGTAGCGGGTATTATTGCTGCAGAACGCAATAACGGTAAAGGCGCCAATGGCGTGGCAAATAATGTGGCTATTATGAGTATAAGAACGGTACCAAACGGAGATGAATATGATAAAGATGTTGCTCTGGCTATTAGGTATGCTGTAGATAATGGTGCACAAATTATAAACGGAAGTTTTGGTAAAAGCTACTCACCGCATAGTGACTGGGTACGTGACGCTATAGCTTATGCAGGGAAAAAAGATGTCCTTTTTGTACACGCAGCAGGAAATGATAGTAAAGACGTTGATACAGAACCTAATTTCCCTGACGATAATGTAAATGGTCAAGAAGTTTCAGATACTTATATTAGAGTTGGTGCTTTAGCTCCAAAATATGGTTCTGGATTAGTTGCTGGTTTTTCTAACTACGGAAAACAAAACGTAGATGTTTTTGCTCCTGGAGCTAAAGTATATTCTACAACACCAGAAAACGAATACGATACTAAAGGAGGAACTTCTATGGCTGCTCCAGCTGTTGCTGGTGTTGCTGCATTAATTCGTTCTTATTATCCAAAATTAAGTGCTGCCCAAGTAAAGCAAATACTTATGGATTCTGGTTTAGCTGTAAAAACAAAAGTGGTTGTTGGTGGAAATACTGAAGATGTAAGACCTTTTGCTGATATATCAAAATCATCTAAAATGGTTAATGCATATAACGCATTAATTATGGCATCTAAAATGTCTAAATAA
- a CDS encoding Crp/Fnr family transcriptional regulator translates to MAHPLRQHIEEIISLTDEEFDFVLSHFKQIKKRKHQYIVQEGEIVNKEYWIIKGCLKSYFIDANGKEHILQFGMENWWITDYESFVKQTESKTFIDCIEDSELLYISFENRDKLTAQMHKMERFWAKKSKMGRIALQNRILSLLKNSTKEQYDLLLEQYPKLFQRVPKKMIAAYLGVSRETLSRLNS, encoded by the coding sequence ATGGCACATCCGCTTAGACAACATATTGAAGAAATAATCAGTCTTACTGATGAAGAATTCGATTTTGTCTTGAGTCATTTTAAACAAATAAAGAAGCGTAAACATCAATATATTGTTCAAGAAGGGGAGATTGTTAATAAAGAATACTGGATAATAAAAGGCTGCTTAAAAAGCTATTTTATTGATGCTAACGGAAAAGAGCACATCCTTCAATTTGGGATGGAAAACTGGTGGATTACAGATTACGAATCTTTTGTAAAACAAACCGAATCCAAAACGTTTATCGATTGTATTGAAGACAGTGAATTGCTGTATATTTCTTTCGAAAACAGAGATAAATTAACGGCTCAAATGCACAAAATGGAACGCTTTTGGGCTAAAAAGAGTAAAATGGGCCGAATTGCGCTTCAAAACAGAATTTTATCATTGTTAAAAAACTCTACTAAGGAGCAATATGATTTGCTTCTAGAACAATACCCAAAACTTTTTCAGCGGGTTCCTAAAAAAATGATTGCAGCTTATCTAGGCGTTTCCAGAGAAACACTCAGCAGGTTAAATTCCTAA
- a CDS encoding tautomerase family protein, giving the protein MPYINIKVTDEQVTQEQKRQLIAGATQLVVDILNKNPKTTHVVIDEVPVENWGVNGKQYLGTKK; this is encoded by the coding sequence ATGCCATACATTAACATTAAAGTTACTGACGAGCAAGTAACACAAGAACAAAAACGTCAATTAATAGCAGGTGCTACACAGCTAGTCGTTGATATACTCAACAAAAATCCAAAAACAACTCATGTCGTTATTGACGAAGTACCCGTCGAAAATTGGGGTGTAAATGGGAAACAATATTTAGGAACTAAAAAATAA
- a CDS encoding MBL fold metallo-hydrolase, with protein MNLFPINAGNLKLDGGAMFGVVPKPLWQKTNPADANNMIELTTRCLLIEDGNRLILIDNGMGNKQSEKFFGYYHLWGNHTLEGSLKAHGFHQDDITDVFLTHLHFDHCGGSIQWNKDKTGYEPAFKNAHFWSNKDHWLWATQPNRREKASFLKENIIPIEESGQLKFASLPQDDLLKNSELGFDIFFANGHTDKQMIPLIKYKDKTIAFMADLLPTVGHLPLPYIMGYDTRPLLSLNEKEKFLNIAADNNYYLFLEHDAHNEIITVEKTEKGIRLKNIHTTQEIFN; from the coding sequence ATGAATTTATTTCCCATAAATGCGGGTAACCTAAAACTTGATGGTGGCGCTATGTTTGGCGTGGTACCCAAGCCATTATGGCAAAAAACGAACCCTGCCGATGCTAATAATATGATTGAGCTTACAACACGTTGTTTGCTTATTGAGGACGGTAACAGACTCATATTAATAGATAATGGTATGGGTAATAAACAATCTGAAAAGTTTTTTGGTTACTATCATCTTTGGGGAAATCATACTTTAGAAGGCTCCCTTAAGGCTCATGGGTTTCATCAGGACGATATTACCGATGTTTTTTTAACACATTTACATTTTGATCATTGCGGAGGGAGTATTCAATGGAATAAAGATAAAACAGGTTACGAACCTGCCTTTAAAAATGCACACTTTTGGAGTAATAAAGATCATTGGCTGTGGGCTACTCAACCCAATAGACGTGAAAAAGCATCTTTTTTAAAAGAAAATATTATCCCTATAGAAGAAAGCGGACAATTAAAATTCGCATCGCTTCCACAAGACGATTTACTTAAAAATTCAGAACTCGGTTTCGATATCTTTTTTGCTAACGGTCATACCGATAAACAAATGATTCCACTTATTAAATATAAAGATAAAACCATTGCTTTTATGGCAGATTTATTACCTACTGTTGGGCACTTACCTCTTCCCTATATTATGGGCTACGATACCAGACCCTTATTATCACTTAATGAAAAAGAAAAATTCCTTAACATCGCGGCCGATAATAATTATTACTTGTTTTTAGAGCACGATGCTCATAATGAAATTATTACCGTAGAAAAGACCGAAAAAGGTATTCGACTTAAAAACATACATACAACCCAGGAAATATTTAATTAA